A genomic region of Neisseria cinerea contains the following coding sequences:
- the dapC gene encoding succinyldiaminopimelate transaminase, which produces MNTLLNQLKPYPFARLREAMQGISAPEGLEAVPLHIGEPKHPTPKVITDALTASLHELEKYPLTAGLPELRQACANWLKRRYDGLTVDADNEILPVLGSREALFSFVQTVLNPGSDGMKPVIVSPNPFYQIYEGAAVLGGGEIHFANCPAPSFNPDWGSVPEEIWHRTKMVFVCSPNNPSGSVLDLDDWKEIFDLQDKYGFIIASDECYSEIYFNDNKPLGCLQAAAQLKRGREKLVMFTSLSKRSNVPGLRSGFVAGDAGLLKNFLLYRTYHGSAMSIPVQRASIAAWNDEQHVIDNRRLYQEKFERVIPILQQVFDVKLPDASFYIWLRVPDGDDLAFARKLWQEAAIQVLPGRFLARDTEQGNPGEGYVRIALVADVASCVKAAETIVSLYR; this is translated from the coding sequence ATGAATACCTTACTCAACCAACTCAAACCATATCCCTTTGCCCGACTGCGTGAAGCGATGCAGGGTATTTCCGCTCCTGAAGGTCTGGAAGCCGTCCCCCTTCATATCGGCGAGCCTAAACATCCGACACCGAAAGTCATTACGGATGCGCTGACCGCCTCATTGCACGAGTTGGAAAAATATCCGCTGACGGCCGGTTTGCCTGAACTGCGTCAGGCGTGTGCAAACTGGTTAAAACGCCGTTACGATGGTTTGACAGTAGATGCGGATAATGAAATTTTGCCGGTTTTAGGCAGTAGGGAAGCCCTGTTTTCTTTTGTCCAAACCGTATTGAATCCCGGTTCGGACGGCATGAAACCCGTCATCGTCAGCCCGAACCCTTTTTATCAAATTTACGAAGGCGCGGCAGTTTTGGGCGGCGGGGAAATCCATTTTGCCAACTGTCCCGCACCGTCTTTCAATCCGGACTGGGGCAGCGTTCCCGAAGAAATTTGGCACCGCACCAAGATGGTATTTGTTTGTTCGCCCAACAATCCCAGCGGGAGTGTGCTGGATTTGGACGATTGGAAAGAAATTTTCGATTTGCAGGATAAATACGGCTTCATCATTGCATCAGACGAATGTTATTCAGAAATCTATTTTAACGACAACAAACCTTTAGGATGTCTGCAAGCTGCAGCGCAATTGAAACGGGGCAGGGAAAAACTGGTTATGTTTACCAGTCTTTCGAAACGTTCCAACGTACCCGGTTTGCGTTCCGGATTTGTTGCAGGAGATGCGGGATTACTTAAAAATTTCTTGCTTTACCGAACTTATCACGGTAGCGCAATGAGCATTCCCGTGCAGCGTGCCAGTATTGCCGCCTGGAATGACGAACAACACGTTATTGACAACCGCCGCCTGTATCAAGAAAAGTTTGAACGGGTTATTCCTATCCTGCAACAGGTATTTGACGTCAAATTACCGGATGCCTCGTTTTATATTTGGTTGAGGGTTCCGGATGGCGACGATTTGGCATTTGCGAGAAAATTATGGCAAGAAGCCGCTATTCAGGTTTTGCCGGGGCGTTTCTTGGCACGGGATACCGAGCAGGGGAATCCCGGGGAAGGTTATGTCCGTATTGCCTTGGTTGCAGATGTTGCAAGTTGTGTCAAAGCTGCGGAAACCATTGTTTCCCTATATCGGTAA
- the dut gene encoding dUTP diphosphatase, whose translation MNIEVEMKVLDERMADFVPTYATAGSAGLDLRACLDEEVVLQPGETFLVPTGLAIYLADPAYAAVLLPRSGLGHKHGIVLGNLVGLIDSDYQGELKVSLWNRGSEPFAVKPFERIAQMVVVPIVQARFKRVEEFVGSSRGEGGFGSTGLH comes from the coding sequence ATGAATATTGAAGTAGAAATGAAAGTATTGGACGAACGGATGGCGGATTTTGTCCCTACCTATGCGACAGCGGGTTCTGCCGGTTTGGACTTGCGCGCCTGTTTGGATGAGGAAGTTGTCTTGCAGCCGGGTGAAACGTTTCTTGTACCGACAGGTTTGGCAATTTATTTGGCCGATCCTGCATATGCTGCCGTTTTGCTGCCCCGTTCCGGATTGGGGCATAAACACGGTATTGTCTTGGGTAACTTGGTCGGTTTGATTGACTCCGATTATCAAGGGGAATTGAAGGTGTCGTTATGGAACAGGGGCAGTGAACCGTTTGCCGTCAAGCCGTTCGAGCGTATCGCGCAGATGGTCGTCGTGCCAATCGTGCAGGCGCGTTTCAAACGTGTCGAAGAATTTGTCGGAAGCAGCCGGGGAGAAGGCGGTTTCGGCAGTACGGGTTTGCATTGA
- a CDS encoding AzlC family ABC transporter permease, whose translation MTHISSPRNEFIRGIKESSPILIGLLPWALILGMQGGQKGISWLEMLLMTGMNFAGGSEFATVNLWAKPLPILLIATITFMINSRHILMGAALAPHMKEIPLKKAVPALFFMCDESWAMAFSEIQKRKAAGLPAFNMPFYMGVCFILYITWIGFATFGAAVGPMFGNVAAWGFGMAFPAVFLVLLRGMWKSFSASRPWFVSLFVASAVYLTVDGAWYVPAGTLSGLLSAYFWSGRK comes from the coding sequence ATGACACACATAAGCTCGCCCCGTAACGAATTTATACGCGGCATAAAAGAAAGCTCACCCATACTTATCGGACTTCTGCCCTGGGCATTAATACTCGGTATGCAGGGTGGGCAAAAAGGCATTAGTTGGCTGGAGATGTTGCTGATGACCGGTATGAACTTTGCCGGAGGCTCCGAATTTGCAACGGTCAACCTGTGGGCGAAACCTCTGCCGATACTGCTCATCGCCACCATAACCTTTATGATTAATTCGCGACATATCCTGATGGGGGCGGCACTTGCCCCGCACATGAAAGAAATACCGCTCAAAAAAGCCGTGCCCGCACTGTTTTTTATGTGTGATGAAAGCTGGGCCATGGCATTCTCCGAAATCCAAAAACGGAAAGCAGCCGGCTTGCCCGCATTCAATATGCCTTTTTATATGGGCGTATGCTTTATCCTCTACATTACTTGGATAGGATTTGCTACTTTCGGCGCGGCAGTAGGACCTATGTTCGGCAATGTGGCCGCCTGGGGATTCGGCATGGCGTTTCCTGCCGTATTTCTGGTTTTATTGAGAGGGATGTGGAAAAGTTTTTCCGCATCAAGACCTTGGTTTGTCAGCCTGTTTGTTGCATCTGCCGTTTACCTGACCGTTGATGGTGCGTGGTATGTTCCTGCAGGCACACTATCAGGCCTGTTGTCCGCTTATTTTTGGAGTGGGCGGAAATGA
- a CDS encoding AzlD family protein produces the protein MKDLLSFQSFLLFSCMLAVTYSTRLIGFFTLRNRTLSRRAQTIMEAAPGCVLISVIAPYFVSDKPHELIAIALTTLAAGRFSMLVTVLIGVGSSGILGWLMT, from the coding sequence ATGAAAGATTTATTGTCGTTCCAATCATTCCTGTTGTTTTCCTGCATGCTTGCCGTCACCTACTCTACCCGACTGATCGGCTTTTTTACACTGCGTAACCGAACCTTAAGCCGCCGCGCCCAAACCATTATGGAAGCCGCGCCGGGCTGCGTCCTCATTTCCGTTATCGCCCCCTATTTTGTATCTGACAAGCCGCACGAACTTATTGCCATCGCATTAACCACCTTGGCAGCCGGCCGCTTTTCTATGTTGGTTACCGTATTGATAGGGGTCGGCTCGTCAGGCATCTTGGGATGGTTGATGACATAA
- a CDS encoding PilX family type IV pilin: MKQNGFTLVELMIVVAILGIISVIAIPSYQDYIERGYQSQLYTEMVGINNAFRQIIVKNPGKSNQQLETELKKFAPAYKMNPKIAEKYSVSGEFVNAAESRAYRLVGVPKAGTGYTLSVWVNSVGDGYKCRDAASAKAYKEQLSGKAGCEILSNRKNKK, encoded by the coding sequence ATGAAGCAAAACGGGTTTACATTGGTTGAGCTGATGATTGTCGTGGCCATACTCGGTATCATTAGTGTCATTGCCATACCTTCATATCAAGATTATATCGAGAGGGGTTACCAATCCCAGCTTTATACGGAGATGGTCGGTATCAATAATGCTTTCAGGCAGATTATTGTGAAGAATCCGGGAAAAAGTAATCAGCAGCTTGAAACGGAACTGAAGAAGTTTGCACCGGCCTATAAGATGAACCCGAAAATTGCCGAAAAATATAGTGTTTCGGGGGAATTTGTCAATGCAGCAGAATCAAGGGCATACAGGTTGGTAGGTGTTCCGAAGGCAGGGACGGGTTATACTTTGTCGGTATGGGTGAACAGCGTGGGCGACGGATATAAATGCCGTGATGCGGCTTCTGCCAAAGCTTATAAGGAACAGCTATCCGGAAAGGCCGGTTGCGAAATTTTATCTAACCGTAAGAATAAGAAATAG
- a CDS encoding pilus assembly PilX family protein, whose amino-acid sequence MRKQNALMKVSLPCRQKGFALFIVLMVMIVVAFLVVIAAQSYNTEQRISANDSDRKLALTLAEAALRDGELHVLDLEEKEVTFGENCTDGLCAAPDVRTTTDSKEKFGNITVEGNPKIEAWKRFCPNNSANLCIDQGKEYGKGVEGVSKMPRYIIEYLGVENSRNIYRVTAKAWGKNSNTVVILQSYVSNE is encoded by the coding sequence ATGCGCAAACAGAACGCTTTAATGAAAGTTTCACTCCCTTGCAGGCAGAAAGGGTTTGCACTGTTCATCGTTTTGATGGTGATGATAGTAGTAGCTTTCCTGGTTGTTATTGCCGCCCAGTCTTACAATACCGAGCAAAGGATAAGTGCCAATGATTCGGACAGGAAATTGGCATTGACTTTAGCAGAAGCCGCGTTGAGGGATGGTGAGCTTCATGTTTTGGATTTAGAGGAGAAAGAAGTTACATTCGGTGAGAATTGCACGGATGGGTTGTGCGCTGCTCCGGATGTACGGACGACTACCGATTCTAAGGAAAAATTCGGTAATATTACGGTTGAAGGCAATCCTAAGATTGAAGCATGGAAGCGTTTTTGCCCTAATAATTCGGCAAACCTCTGTATCGACCAAGGAAAGGAATATGGAAAAGGGGTGGAGGGTGTCAGTAAGATGCCGCGTTACATTATCGAGTATCTGGGTGTAGAAAATAGTCGGAATATTTACCGCGTTACCGCTAAGGCGTGGGGAAAAAACTCTAATACCGTAGTTATCCTTCAGTCTTATGTGAGTAATGAATGA